From the Lysinibacillus fusiformis genome, the window TTAAAATTTTTAGAGGATTATGATGTACCTATCATCGCGAATGTCGCTGGAACAGAGACGGCAGACTATGTGGAAGTAGCACGCCGTATTTCAGCAGCACCGAATGTCAAAGCATTGGAGCTAAATATTTCTTGTCCAAACGTGAAATGTGGTGGTATTCAATTTGGAACAGATCCTGCTACAGCACGCGAGCTTGTCAAGGCTGTCAAGGCTGTGTCAGAAGTGCCAGTCTATGTGAAGCTATCACCAAACGTTACGAACATCGTTGATATTGCCTTAGCTGTTGAAGCAGGTGGAGCAGATGGGATTACGATGATTAATACATTGGTTGGTATGCGTTTAGATGAGCGTACAGGCAAGCCAGTCATTGCTAATGGCACAGGTGGACTGTCTGGGCCAGCTGTAAAACCTGTAGCAATACGAATGGTTTATGAGGTGTACAAGGCTGTCAATATTCCGATAATTGGTATGGGCGGTGTAACGGAAGCACAGGATGTCATTGATTTTATGTCCGCAGGTGCTTCAGCTGTAGCAGTAGGAACTGCTAACTTTGTTGACCATTTCGTCTGTCCAAACATCATTGAAGAGTTACCAGCAAAGCTGGATGCATTAGGTGTAGAACATATAACAGAGATTATTGGAAGGAGCCATCGTTGATGAATACGAAACCTATACTAGCTCTAGATTTTCCAGGAGAAAAAGAAGTATTCGATTTTCTTAAAAAGTTCAATGAGCCTCTTTTCGTGAAAATTGGTATGGAATTATATATGCAAGAAGGACCTGATATCGTTCGTAAAGTAAAGGATTTAGGTCATGATATTTTCCTTGATTTAAAATTACATGATATCCCAAATACAGTAGGCTCTGCTATGAAGGGTCTAGCAAAATTGGGCGTAGATTTAGTCAATGTCCATGCTGCAGGCGGACGTCCTATGATGGAAGCCGCTCTAGAAGGACTTGAAGCGGGAACACCTGCAGGCAAAGAACGTCCTGCACTAATAGCTGTTACACAATTAACATCCACAACAGAAGAACAAATGCAAGCAGAGCAAAAAATTGCTCTTTCTTTGCAAGCGTCTGTTCTGCACTATGCAGGTCTGACAAAGCAAGCTGGCTTACAAGGTGTTGTTTGCTCTGTGCATGAGGCAAAGGCGATTGCAGAGGCGTGTGGAGATGAGTTTCTACGTGTAACACCTGGAATTCGACTAGCAGGTGGTGCTGCACACGATCAAAAACGTATTGCAACACCTGATGGGGCAAAACGTGATGGTTCATCACTCATCGTTGTGGGACGTGCTGTAACTGGTGCACAGGATCCAGTAGCAGCGTATAAAATCGTAAGTGAATTATGGGAGGCATAAATTATGACATTACAAAATGAAATTGCACACGCTATGTTAAAAGTAGGAGCTGTAGAATTAAATCCAACAGAGCTATTTACATGGGCATCTGGTATTAAATCACCTATATACTGTGACACACGTTTAACAATTTCCGATCCAGTTATTCGTAAACAATTAGCAAATGGTTTAGCTTCTGTCATCAAAGAGAACTTCGGTGCGACAGAAATTGTAGCAGGAACAGCTACAGCAGGTATTCCACATGCAGCATGGGTAAGTGATATTTTAGAATTACCAATGGTTTATGTACGCTCTAAAGCGAAGGAGCATGGCCGTGGCAATCAAATTGAAGGAAAATACGCAGCAGGACAAAAAGTAGTGGTTGTGGAGGATATCGTCTCTACAGGTGGATCTTCCATTACAGCAGTAGAAGCATTGCGTGCAGCTGGCTGTGAAGTATTAGGAGTAGTTTGTGTCTACACATATAACCTTCCACGCGCTGAGCAAGCGTTTGATGAGGCTGGCATTCAATATGTATCGTTAACAAATTTTGATTATCTAATTGAAGCAGCAAATGAATCAGGTGCTATCAAAGAAGAAGATATTCCATTCTTAAAAGAGTGGCATGGCAAGTTAAAAGCTGGAGAGCTATAATCAGTAATCTTGCAAAAGTAGTAGTAAAACATAGAGTTACTGGAATATAAAAGAGAGTAAATGCATAGAAACAACTATCGATATTTTTGTTGATAGTTGTTTTTTTGTGTTTATTCGACGTGATTAGAAGGAAATTAACGATGTTAACTTTGAAGAGAAGTATGGCATATAGATTAAAGGAATTGTAAAAATAATTTGTTTTTTTAATGTAATATAATACACTTCATTCATTTAGTACTTTAGTAAATAAAATTATTCATTAATAATAATTCGGAAAATTTAGTATCATTCTATGAACTAGATAAACTATTAAAATCCTTTTATAATCATGTTTTCCAAATAAAAGTAAATTTCGGCGTAGAATGAATGGATCAATTAAGTGGGTTATCGTTATTTTAATAAAATAAAAAAATGATACTTTAGGCAAATAAAGTTAAAAATGAACAAATATTCAGTGTGATGAATTTTAAAGTATCTAATTTGAAATGCCATAGTTGTATGGCTTGATTTATTTGGAATATTATAAGAATTGTAAAAATTCACTTGATTAAATGTATTATTTCCAGATAAAATAGCATTACGCCTAATTGTCAGAATATTATATACTGATCCAGTTACTTTTACATTTGGAAAAAAGGGTCAATTTTATGTGATGGAGACTTCTCTTTAAAATTTGATATTTTTTTTAGCTAATATAATTTTGAAATAAGTTTAACATCGTTTGATTTCATTTTTCGGAATATTGAATCTTACAAAGAAATACAAAAGCTAATTTCTTTTTACATCTTTTACTTTAAGAATACATTTTAGACATATGTTTCTGTTGCTTACATAAAGGATGTAGTGATTTTTAGTAAAAAAATTAAAGGTGTGATATTAAATGAGCTTAATGTTAGAAGTGAAAAACCTTAAAACTGGTTTTGATATAGATGGGGAGATTTATCATGCTGTTGATGATGTTTCTTTTTCAGTCAAATCTGGTCAAATTATTGGGGTAGTCGGTGAATCTGGATGTGGAAAAAGTGTCATGTCACTTTCGGTTATGCAGCTTCTTCCAAAAGGGATTGGCAAAATTACAGGCGGAGAAATTAGGTTTGAAGGCAAAAACATAGAAAATTATTCTAGTGATGACATGAATAAGATTAGAGGAAAAGATATCAGTATGATTTTCCAAGAACCCATGACATCTTTAAATCCCGTTTTTACAATAGGTTCACAAATACAAGAGATTATCTTAAATCACTCTAAAATGTCAAAGGCAGAAGCTAAAAGTAAAGCAATTGACTTATTAAAACAAGTCGGTATACCGAGAGCTGATCAAATTGTAGATGAGTATCCACACCAATTATCTGGTGGTATGAGACAAAGGGTTATGATTGCCATTGCCATTGCTTGTCAACCTAAACTATTAATTGCAGATGAGCCAACTACGGCACTTGACGTGACAGTACAAGCTCAAATCTTAGATTTATTAAAGACAATTCAAGCAAAGAATGATATGTCCATTGTGCTTATTACACATGATTTAGGTGTCGTAGCCGAAATGTGTGATGAAGTAATCATTATGTACGCAGGAAAAATTGTAGAACGAACAAATGTAGATAATTTGTTCCACAACCCTCAGCACCCTTATACAAAGCTATTAATGGCTTCTATACCAAGAATCGATGATGAAGTTGAAAAATTAACGACCATTCAAGGGATTGTACCTTCGTTAAAAAATATGCCTCAAATAGGTTGCCGGTTTGTGGATAGATGTCCTTCGGCTATGCCTGATTGTAGAAATGTTACGCCGCAACTTTCCTTTATAGATCAGGGACATGAGGTATCGTGTTTACTTTATGAGAGTTGTGATACTAGAAAGGGTGTGAGCTGACAGCATGAATGAAACAATCGTAAAACAAGAAAAGGAAAACTTATTAGAAATTATAGATTTGAAGACATATTACCCAATTAAAGGTGGTTTTTTAAGGCATACTGTCGGTCATGTAAAAGCAGTGGATAACATTTCTTTTACCATTAAAAATGGTGAGACATTAGGGCTAGTGGGGGAATCCGGTTGTGGAAAATCTACAACTGGACGTACAATTTTAAGATTATTAGACTCAACAGATGGAAAAATTATCTTTGGCGGTAAAGATATTACAAACCTGAGAGGGAGATCTTTAAGGGATATACGAAAAGATATTCAAATGGTATTTCAGGATCCCTACGCCTCATTAAATCCGATGCAAATGGTTGGGAGTATTGTTGCAGAGCCCATTATGAATTTCAGCAACAAATCATTGAAATCATTAAAAGGCGAGGTAATGGAACTATTAAGAAAAGTAGGCTTACCTGAAGATGCCTATTATAAATATGCGCATGAGTTCTCAGGTGGTCAGCGTCAGCGTATTGGCATTGCTCGGGCACTTGCACTTAGACCAAAGCTCATTATAGCAGACGAGCCTGTTTCAGCCTTAGATGTATCTGTACAATCACAAGTTCTTAATCTATTAAAAGAACTTCAGGATGAGTTTGATTTAACTTTCTTGTTTATCGCGCATGATTTAAGTGTGGTCAAGCATATGAGCGATCGAATCGGTGTGATGTATCTAGGAAATATTGTAGAGATAGCCGATAAGGAACATATTTATGATGAGCCGTTGCATCCTTATACACAAGCTTTAATCTCTGCAATACCAGTGCCAGATCCGAGAAAGAAAAATAGTCGTATTGTTTTAGAGGGAGATATACCAAGTCCTGCTAATCCACCAACAGGCTGTCCATTCCATCCAAGATGTCCAAAGGCAATGGCAGAATGTTCATTAACGAAGCCTGCTTTAAAGGAGGTGAAGTCAGGGCATAGTGTTGCTTGCCATTTATATTAAAAACTAAAAACGGAAAATAGTTAGTTATTGACAAAATAAAATTACGGGGGGAAAAAAATGAAAAAATCAGCATTATGGTCATTTATGCTCTTACTAGTTATGGCATTATTTTTAGCCGCATGTAATACTGACTCGACAACAACAGAGAAGGAAAATGAAAAGGATACAAGCGGGGATACAACGACAACAACGGATGAACCTTCTACAGAGGGTGGCATCGTAACATTTGGTACAGATACGGCACCTGAGGGCGTATATGATCCAGCTTTTTCAGGTAGTATTGTAGACAGCTATATTCAAGGCTTCACGATGGAAGGAATCTATGATGTAAATGATAATCTAGAATATGTTCCTAACTTAGCTACATGGGAAATTAGTGAAGATAAATTAACGTATACTTTTACATTCCAAAAAGGTGTAAAATGGCATAATGGTGAGGAATTAACAGTTGATGACTGGGTGTTTGCATTAGAGACTCTAGCTGATCCTGATTATGCTGGACCTCGTTTTAATTATGCAGAAGGAATTAAAGGGGCAAAAGCTAAAAAAGAAGGTAAAGCTGATAAAATTGAAGGTATTGAAGTTGTTGATCCATATACAGTAAAGATCACTTTTGAACAAGTGAAAATTAATAATTTAGAACAACTCTGGTCAAACCCAATGCCGAAGAAGCACTATGAAGGTATTGCGGTAAAAGATTTAGAGGAATCTAAACAGGTTCGTGAAAACCCTGTAGGCTTAGGGCCATTTAAAGTGAAAAAAGTTGTAGATGGAGAGTATTCTGAATTAGAGCGTTTTGATGATTACTGGAAGGGCAAACCACAGCTTGATGGCGTTATTGTAAAAGTAATCGACCCATCATTAGCAACTGGTGCGTTCCAAAACGGAGAAATTGACATTATGGATATTAGACCACAATCCGTAAAAGAGTTAGAAGCATTAGGCAATGTACGTATTGAAGAAACTAATGGTGTGGGCTATTCATACATCGGACTTCGTTTTGGCCACCGTGATAAAGCGGCGTTAAAAAATGTGGCAGATTTTGATAAATTTAATGCAAAAGAATTACGTCAAGCATTATTATATGCAATTAACCGTCCAGCAATGATCGATGCTTTCTTAGAAGGAAAAGCAACAGTTGCCAATACTGTGATTCCAACTACTTTCTGGACTGCTGCGCCAGAGGCAGAATTAAATCAATATGAATTCAACCTAGAGAAAGCTAAAGAGCTATTAGCATCTGCTGGCTATGTAGATAAAGATGGCGATGGTTTCGTAGAAGATCCGAAAGGTCAGCCATTTAAAATTTCATTTGGTCACTATGCAGGTTCAGCAGCATTTGAAGGTCGTGCCCAAGCAATTGTTCAATCTTGGAATGATATTGGTGTAAAAACAGAATTAGCTACAGGTAGTTTAATTGAGTTTAACTTATATAATGATATGAAAGACAATGATGATGCAGCATTAGAAGCGTTCTTCGGTGCGTGGAGTATGGGTTCTGATCCAGATCCATCAGGATTATGGGGGAATAACGCAGAGTGGAACTATGGTCGTTGGGTAGATCCGAAAAACCAAGAATTATTAGATAAAGGCTTAAGTGAAGAAGCGTTTGACAAAGACAAACGTATGGCAACATATGTTGAATGGCAAAAATACTTCAACGAAGAATTACCTGCACTTCCTTTATGGGAAAACCTAGATTTATATGGTATAAATAATCGTTTACAAGGTGTTCATGTCAACGCTGTTGGCTTCCAAACGGATGTTTATAAATGGCATATTAAAGAATAAGCTATCGTGTAATTTAATTCTGCTAACTAAGTCCTTGTAAAGAGGGCTTAGTTAGTAAATTTATAGATAAGGAGATGTTACATGCTTCAATATACACTTCGACGACTACTTGGCATGATCCCATTGTTACTCCTTATTTCGTTAGTGGTATTCTTTTTAGCAAAAATGATGCCAGGAGATGCATTTGCGGGTGAAATTGATCCTTCTAATACGAATCCACAATACATCGAAGAAATGAGAGAAAAATTAGGCTATAACGATCCTATTATCCAGCAATATGGCAGATGGATTGTTAATTTTATACAAGGGGATTTTGGTAAATCAACTGTTTATAAAAAACCAGCGGTAGAGATTATTGCACAGCGCATACCTAATACCATATTTTTAGCTCTAACATCGTTAATTTTCACCTACATATTTGCATTTATTATGGGCATGTATGCTGGTAGAAAACCTTATACACTTGGGGACAATTTGATTGCAACTTACAATTACCTAGCTTTAGCCATTCCGTCATTTGTAGCGGGAATTGTAGCCATTTACTTTTTCTCGTTCAAGTTAGGTTGGTTCCCATTTAACGGTTCGGTGGGCGTTGGGTTAGAGCCAGGAAATTTTGAGTACTATCTAAGTAGATTCCACCATGTTTTACTACCTGCGCTTATATTAGGATTGATGGGAACAGCATCCTATACACAATTTTTGCGAAATGACATTATTGAAAATAGTAGAAAAGACTTTGTAAGAACTGCGAGAGCAAAGGGAACAAAAGAATCGAAAATTTACAACAAACATATTTTACGAAATTCTATTATTCCTCTTATTACGTTCCTTGGTTTTGATATCGCCACATTAATCAGTGGTGCGGTAATAACAGAAACTATCTTTACGTATCCTGGAATAGGTGCTCTCTTCCTAGAATCTGTGGGAAGAAGGGATTATGCAGTCATGATGTCGATCACAATGTTACTTTCGTTTTTAACACTTTTTGGGAATTTAGTAGCGGATTTATTATATGGTGTAGTAGATCCACGTATTAGATTGGATTAAGGAGGGGGAAATATGACATTGGTAACGGATCAAAAAGTATTAACGCCAAAATCGCCAAGGAAAAGCCCCTCGCCATGGGTAATTGCGAGACGAAAGTTCTTTAAAAATAAACTGGCCTTGATTAGTCTTGTATTTCTACTAACAGTTATTATCTTATCGTTTCTAGCTCCATATATCACAACCAAAGATATTGTCCGAGTTGATTTTATGCAAATAAGTAAACCACCATCTAGTGAAAATTGGCTAGGAACAGATACAAATGGACGAGATGTGTTTACAAGAATGCTTTATGCTGGTAGATCCTCCTTAACTGTAGGATTAAGCTGTATGTTCTTTATTGTTATAATTGGAACTACAGTCGGTGCCATTTCGGGGTACTTTGGCGGAAAAGTAGATCAAATACTAATGAGATTTACAGATTTTATCTTAATGTTTCCGTTTATGATTTTTGTCATTGTTTTAAACCAAATTCTAATTGGAAAAGTATCTGGTCTATGGACTTTGATTTTTGTTATCTCACTGTTAATGTGGGGATCTGTTGCAAGGATTGTACGAAGTAGGGTGCTTGCTGAAAAGGAAAATGAGTATATATTAGCAGCTCAATCAATAGGCTGTAAATCCTCAAAGATTATTATCAAGCATTTACTACCTAATGTTGCTTCGACGATTATTGTACAAGCAACATTGCTGATGGCCGTAACAATCGTCGCTGAATCTGGTTTAAGCTTTTTAGGATTGGGTGTACCAGCAGATACGCCTAGTTGGGGGAATATGCTATCCGAAGCTAGAAACTCAGAGGTATTAAAGGAGAAGCTTTGGATGTGGGTACCTCCTGCGACAGCTATTACGCTAGTAATTTTGTCGATTAACTTTATTGGAGAAGGATTAAAAGATGCGTTAAATCCAAAATCAAGAAGGTAATCATAAATTGAATATTAAATAAGTGACAAGAAAATAGGGCACCTTTAAATGTAAAAATCATTGCATTTAAAGGTGCCGAATTTTATAAAGGATGATAGTTTAATGCATAGTAGTCCTTACAGACCCAGAAATATTGTTTTTGAGAGCGAATAAACAGCATATAGCTTGTCTTTTATCAATTATGGTCTAATCACACAAGGCTTTGGACTATGACATGGACCTGGATAGGCAGATGCAGTGGTTGAACCAATACTAATTAATAATATTGTAAAACAACACGTAGCAAGAAGAAGTTTCATACTTTTTTTCATTTGAATACACCCCTTTATTCATATTAACTATATCTTAATATATTCCCTGATTTTTTAAAATATAATTTACAAAAATGGTATTTATTAACTACTTATTTCATGTAAAATAAAGGAGAAGGGAATTATAGTTCATTGAAAGACAGTGAAATTATTTAGGTTTACACTAATGGGGATATGGGTAATAAAGAAATAAACTAAAAAAAACTCCCATCACAGTAGTTAAACTGTCGACAGGAGTTATAATTTTTATCGATTAGCAATCCAAGTTTTTACTAGATCAGCAGTACCGTAAACATAATGCTGATCACCTACTTCATGGTAAGATGCACTTTCGTCAACCTCTGTATGCTTGTACTGAATACGTTGACGGCGCTTCTCTGACATTGGATCAGGAAGTGGGATAGCTGATAGTAAAGATTTTGTATATGGATGAACAGGGTGATTGTAGATATCATCTGCTTTACCGATTTCCATGATTTTACCGCGGTACATTACAGCAATACGGTCACTGATGTATTTTACCATAGATAAGTCATGGGCAATGAAAAGATATGTTAAGCCACGTTCTTTTTGTAGTTGTTTTAGTAAGTTAACAACTTGTGCTTGGATG encodes:
- a CDS encoding ABC transporter ATP-binding protein, producing MNETIVKQEKENLLEIIDLKTYYPIKGGFLRHTVGHVKAVDNISFTIKNGETLGLVGESGCGKSTTGRTILRLLDSTDGKIIFGGKDITNLRGRSLRDIRKDIQMVFQDPYASLNPMQMVGSIVAEPIMNFSNKSLKSLKGEVMELLRKVGLPEDAYYKYAHEFSGGQRQRIGIARALALRPKLIIADEPVSALDVSVQSQVLNLLKELQDEFDLTFLFIAHDLSVVKHMSDRIGVMYLGNIVEIADKEHIYDEPLHPYTQALISAIPVPDPRKKNSRIVLEGDIPSPANPPTGCPFHPRCPKAMAECSLTKPALKEVKSGHSVACHLY
- a CDS encoding dihydroorotate dehydrogenase, encoding MSRLTIQIPGLDLKNPIMPASGCFGFGREYAQLYDLSKLGAIMIKATTVETRAGNPTPRVAETAAGMLNAIGLQNPGIEKVMNEELKFLEDYDVPIIANVAGTETADYVEVARRISAAPNVKALELNISCPNVKCGGIQFGTDPATARELVKAVKAVSEVPVYVKLSPNVTNIVDIALAVEAGGADGITMINTLVGMRLDERTGKPVIANGTGGLSGPAVKPVAIRMVYEVYKAVNIPIIGMGGVTEAQDVIDFMSAGASAVAVGTANFVDHFVCPNIIEELPAKLDALGVEHITEIIGRSHR
- the opp4C gene encoding oligopeptide ABC transporter permease; this translates as MTLVTDQKVLTPKSPRKSPSPWVIARRKFFKNKLALISLVFLLTVIILSFLAPYITTKDIVRVDFMQISKPPSSENWLGTDTNGRDVFTRMLYAGRSSLTVGLSCMFFIVIIGTTVGAISGYFGGKVDQILMRFTDFILMFPFMIFVIVLNQILIGKVSGLWTLIFVISLLMWGSVARIVRSRVLAEKENEYILAAQSIGCKSSKIIIKHLLPNVASTIIVQATLLMAVTIVAESGLSFLGLGVPADTPSWGNMLSEARNSEVLKEKLWMWVPPATAITLVILSINFIGEGLKDALNPKSRR
- the pyrF gene encoding orotidine-5'-phosphate decarboxylase — its product is MNTKPILALDFPGEKEVFDFLKKFNEPLFVKIGMELYMQEGPDIVRKVKDLGHDIFLDLKLHDIPNTVGSAMKGLAKLGVDLVNVHAAGGRPMMEAALEGLEAGTPAGKERPALIAVTQLTSTTEEQMQAEQKIALSLQASVLHYAGLTKQAGLQGVVCSVHEAKAIAEACGDEFLRVTPGIRLAGGAAHDQKRIATPDGAKRDGSSLIVVGRAVTGAQDPVAAYKIVSELWEA
- a CDS encoding ABC transporter ATP-binding protein, which produces MSLMLEVKNLKTGFDIDGEIYHAVDDVSFSVKSGQIIGVVGESGCGKSVMSLSVMQLLPKGIGKITGGEIRFEGKNIENYSSDDMNKIRGKDISMIFQEPMTSLNPVFTIGSQIQEIILNHSKMSKAEAKSKAIDLLKQVGIPRADQIVDEYPHQLSGGMRQRVMIAIAIACQPKLLIADEPTTALDVTVQAQILDLLKTIQAKNDMSIVLITHDLGVVAEMCDEVIIMYAGKIVERTNVDNLFHNPQHPYTKLLMASIPRIDDEVEKLTTIQGIVPSLKNMPQIGCRFVDRCPSAMPDCRNVTPQLSFIDQGHEVSCLLYESCDTRKGVS
- the opp4A gene encoding oligopeptide ABC transporter substrate-binding protein — its product is MKKSALWSFMLLLVMALFLAACNTDSTTTEKENEKDTSGDTTTTTDEPSTEGGIVTFGTDTAPEGVYDPAFSGSIVDSYIQGFTMEGIYDVNDNLEYVPNLATWEISEDKLTYTFTFQKGVKWHNGEELTVDDWVFALETLADPDYAGPRFNYAEGIKGAKAKKEGKADKIEGIEVVDPYTVKITFEQVKINNLEQLWSNPMPKKHYEGIAVKDLEESKQVRENPVGLGPFKVKKVVDGEYSELERFDDYWKGKPQLDGVIVKVIDPSLATGAFQNGEIDIMDIRPQSVKELEALGNVRIEETNGVGYSYIGLRFGHRDKAALKNVADFDKFNAKELRQALLYAINRPAMIDAFLEGKATVANTVIPTTFWTAAPEAELNQYEFNLEKAKELLASAGYVDKDGDGFVEDPKGQPFKISFGHYAGSAAFEGRAQAIVQSWNDIGVKTELATGSLIEFNLYNDMKDNDDAALEAFFGAWSMGSDPDPSGLWGNNAEWNYGRWVDPKNQELLDKGLSEEAFDKDKRMATYVEWQKYFNEELPALPLWENLDLYGINNRLQGVHVNAVGFQTDVYKWHIKE
- the pyrE gene encoding orotate phosphoribosyltransferase; translation: MTLQNEIAHAMLKVGAVELNPTELFTWASGIKSPIYCDTRLTISDPVIRKQLANGLASVIKENFGATEIVAGTATAGIPHAAWVSDILELPMVYVRSKAKEHGRGNQIEGKYAAGQKVVVVEDIVSTGGSSITAVEALRAAGCEVLGVVCVYTYNLPRAEQAFDEAGIQYVSLTNFDYLIEAANESGAIKEEDIPFLKEWHGKLKAGEL
- the opp4B gene encoding oligopeptide ABC transporter permease → MLQYTLRRLLGMIPLLLLISLVVFFLAKMMPGDAFAGEIDPSNTNPQYIEEMREKLGYNDPIIQQYGRWIVNFIQGDFGKSTVYKKPAVEIIAQRIPNTIFLALTSLIFTYIFAFIMGMYAGRKPYTLGDNLIATYNYLALAIPSFVAGIVAIYFFSFKLGWFPFNGSVGVGLEPGNFEYYLSRFHHVLLPALILGLMGTASYTQFLRNDIIENSRKDFVRTARAKGTKESKIYNKHILRNSIIPLITFLGFDIATLISGAVITETIFTYPGIGALFLESVGRRDYAVMMSITMLLSFLTLFGNLVADLLYGVVDPRIRLD